TTACAGTTCTTTTTTTTTTTTATTTTTTTAAGAAAAAGTTGGTATTTAACTTAATAAAGTTAAATAACTAGTTAATTGTTTACCTTATTATGACATAATCAAAAATACTACATGTACGGACTTCCTATTAGACCCAAAAGTAGGACCACTAAGGCATGTTGACGTGGTCCTCCTGGAGGAACNGTAAAAAATTTACTCGAATATTATGGGGTAGCTTGAGAGACATAAGAAGTGAATGTATAGTGTTTAGAATTAGAAGTGTAATAAGAAAAGTTACTAGCCAAAATTTTTGANAAATTTATCCTANNNNNNNNNNNNNNNNNNNNTTATGACATATCAAAAAATACTACATGACGGCTTCCTATTGACCAAAGAGGACCACTAGGCATGTTGACGTGGTCCTCCTGGAGGACAGAAAAATTTCTCGATATTATGGGGAGCTTGAGAGCATAAGAGTGAATGATGTGTTTAGAATTAGAAGTGTATAAGAAAAGTTATGCCAAATTTTGGATAAATTTATCCTATAAATGGGTCTTATAAAATTTATGTTGAATAATTTAACAATATTTGACTGTTTTCAAATATTTGAGTACACAAAATATATATTTTTAATTAATAAATCTTTTAAAAAAACAAATCGCCTAGTCCCCGTCTAGGTTGTCCAGGATCTAGGTTGCGAATTACTGCCCGCCTACCGCCTGGTGCTTTTTAGAACATTGTCTAAAACTAACCCAAGTTGTTTCGGAAGTCTTCATTTAGCGCTGAACATAAGATGTGCATGCCTTGGAAAGTTGGAGTCCTGAAAAGACTAGCTCTTAAATAATGTATTACGTAGAGTAACAACAATACAATCACATGTAATAGCAAAACTTCAACTAGAATCATGGATCTCAGAATCCTTTATATCTGTCAAACCTCAATACATGAAAACATAATATGTAGACATCAATCCTTTATACCAGTACTGGATGCTGGATTAGATTTCCCCAACAGGAAAGGCATTTCTTTCTTCCATTTTGAGCTCTCTCTCTCTCTCTCTNCNTNCTNTCTNTCNCTCTCTTCNCTTCTCTACTCTCTCTCTCTCTCTCTCTCTCTCTCTNNNNNNNNNNNNNNNNNNNNNNNNNNNNNNNNNNNNNNNNNNNNNNNNNNNNNNNNNNNNNNNNNNNNNNNNNNNNNNNNNNNNNNNNNNNNNNNNNNNNNNNNNNNNNNNNNNNNNNNNNNNNNNNNNNNNNNNNNNNNNNNNNNNNNNNNNNNNNNNNNNNNNNNNNNNTGTAGCTCTCTCTCTCTCTCTCTCTCTCTCTCTCTCTCTCTCTCTTTCTCTCATCATATATCCTTTGAAATGTCTTCCCCGCTCTCTGTCAACTCTACCACAACTCAACAAAAACGAGCAAACCCTTTATCGTCTGGAGATTTATTCAAATTTCTAGCAATTTCAAGCTTAATCCTAACATCTTTGTACATCTTGTTCTATGAAAAAACAAATAACTATCAACCTTCGGATCTCTTGTTCCAACCAAACTTCCCAGCCGCGGCTTCAAGTCCCTCCAATGAATCCGATCACCTTCCTACCAATTTAAGCCACATTGTGATCGGAATGCTTGGCTGTGTCAACACATTGAAGCACAAAACAGCATACATTGAAGCATGGTGGCGGCCTAATGTCACTAAAGGATACCTCTTTCTCGATAGAGCTCCTACTCCCGAGTTTTTGCCTTGGCCTTCATCGTATCCCCCTTTCCGAGTCAATGAGGACGTCACTAAATTAAAAGTGTACCCGAAAATTCGGAATCCGGTCCAAGTGCGAATAGTTCGTTCGATTTTGGAGATATTTAGAGAGGGTGACAATGATGTAAGATGGTATGTAATGTCGGATGATGACACCGTTTTCATGGTTGATAATTTGGTAAAAGTTCTAGCCAAGTATGACCATACTAAGTACCATTACATTGGTACAAGTTCGGAAAGTGTCAAGTCGAATTTTGATTTTTCGTTTGATATGGCTTTTGGTGGTGCTGGTTATATTTTGAGTTACCCTCTGGTGGCAGTTCTATCAACAAAGCTGGATGAATGTATTGATAGATATTCATACTCCTGGACTAGCGATTTTACATTACATGAATGTTTATCCGATTTGGGAGTTGCTCTAACTCAGGAAAAGGGACTTCACCAGGTAATCATTTTGATCAATCACATTTTTGATAACCAGTTATTTGTTGATAAATTAAGTAACATATTTCTTGAGACTTTATATCAGGGACTTCACCATAACTTATTACTAAGGTTATTAGTTCTAAACTTCTAATGCTCATTGGTGTTGTTAATCACAGATTGATCTCCATGGTGACATATCAGGTCTTTTATCGTCTCATCCTCAAACTCCATTCCTCTCCCTCCACCACATCGATGAAGTTGAACCAATCTTCCCATCCATGAACCGCTCTGAGTCCATTAACCATCTCATGAAAGCTGCAAAAGTTGATCATTCTCGTCTTCTTCAACAAACAGTATGCTACCACAGACCAAGCAATTGGTCTTTCTCAATCTCATGGGGCTATTCTGCTCACATTTACGAAAACATAATCCCTCGAAGCACTCTCCGGAGGCCAATCGAGACATTCTGGCCTTGGAAGAGGAACGCAAGACAACCATTTTACATGTTCAACACCAGATGGCCCTTCAATGATCCATGTCAAGCTCCCCATGTGTTTTATCTTGATACTGTTGATCAGAGTGTTGAAGGAAGCAAGACTGTTACCACTTATTCAAGGGTAGCGCCGCGTGGTTTGCCGCCATGTTCTTCAAGTGGTAATCACTCTGCGGATTCCATCACCAATATTGAGGTCTATTCGACTCTAGAAATCAGCTTGGAGGTGAGAGGAATGGACTGTTGCGACATAGTACCTGCAGAAGATATGAACACTACTCGAGTAATGTATAGGTCTTGCATGGATAGTGAATTCGTCGCATAAGTTTGCAAAAAGCTAGTTGATGTTTATGACTGATCCTAAAAGGTAGGTAGTAGATATTTTGATTTGAAGGCTGAGAGAGCCAGAGAGACCAGGCACAAAATACCACAATTCCTAGAATTGGGAAACACGGATCAATTCCACTTTTAATTAGCAATGGTCCTTTCTTTTTCTTTTTCTTTTTTAGTTTTGAGGATATTCCAAAGGCTTTCCAAGTTTTTAGGCGAAGTGATTGATTTGTTGGGGCTCGGACAATCAGCAGAACATTGCAGCCTCTTCCCTAGCCTCGTTTATACTAGTAAATAACGTACACTAAACCGACCTAGCATCTTAGGATATAGGTGTTCCACACTTTGAAGGTTCTCGTGGAAATTAAAGACCTAGTGCATCCACTGTAAAGATTACTGTTTCAATTGTGTGTGAAAGAGAGCTTGAGAGTGATGATTCCTAATAGTAAAACAATTGCAGAGACACACGATAATAATGGGAGAAGTGAGAATTTTTCACCCGCCGAGCAAATTGGGCCAACATCTCACCATTAACTTATTCGTGGCTAAGAGTGAGGCATTTGCCCACCATTAACTTAATTTCTCAATCTCATGGGACTAGTTTGCTCACGTTTGCGAAAATGTTATCCCTCTTAGAGCACTTTACAGAGACCCTTTTGAGAGATTCAAGCCTTGGAAGAGGAATGGGAGACTATTACCCTTCTTCATGTTCAACAAGAACGATGAAGATCCATGTGAACCTCCTCAAGTGTTCTACTTTGATTATGTTGAAGGAAGCAAGACCGTTACGACTTGTTCAAGAGTAGCTCTGCCTGGTTTGCTATCTTATTCTACATTAACACTGGTATAACCTCTCTGCGGATTCCATCACTAAAATTGAGCTCTATCTATTCATCACCAATCTCATTACGTATTACCTTAAACATGGATCTCAAAGTCCTTTAGAACTCTCAAAACCTAAATAAGGAACCACCCCCCCCCCCNNNNNNNNNNNNNNNNNNNNACTACTACTACTACTACTACTACTACTACTACTACTACTACTAC
The window above is part of the Fragaria vesca subsp. vesca linkage group LG2, FraVesHawaii_1.0, whole genome shotgun sequence genome. Proteins encoded here:
- the LOC101293465 gene encoding uncharacterized protein LOC101293465 — translated: MLGCVNTLKHKTAYIEAWWRPNVTKGYLFLDRAPTPEFLPWPSSYPPFRVNEDVTKLKVYPKIRNPVQVRIVRSILEIFREGDNDVRWYVMSDDDTVFMVDNLVKVLAKYDHTKYHYIGTSSESVKSNFDFSFDMAFGGAGYILSYPLVAVLSTKLDECIDRYSYSWTSDFTLHECLSDLGVALTQEKGLHQIDLHGDISGLLSSHPQTPFLSLHHIDEVEPIFPSMNRSESINHLMKAAKVDHSRLLQQTVCYHRPSNWSFSISWGYSAHIYENIIPRSTLRRPIETFWPWKRNARQPFYMFNTRWPFNDPCQAPHVFYLDTVDQSVEGSKTVTTYSRVAPRGLPPCSSSGNHSADSITNIEVYSTLEISLEVRGMDCCDIVPAEDMNTTRVMYRSCMDSEFVA